CACTCATTGCACCAGTACCGCTGTCTGTTAAGAGATCTATGTACACCTCTTCTGATCGTAAAGCAAACAGATTATAACCACTTCTTTCTAATGCTTTCTCTCTTTCTTTTCTTGAGATCTTTCTTATAGGTTCTACCATTTTGATTTTAAATGGTTCAGGATTTGACTTTTTTCCCATATGGCTATCTCCCTTTAAAAAAAGATTTTTATTCTTTCATTCTAATTTATTTTAACACATTTAACCCCTCTTTACTTGACGAAAATAATTAAATATAGTATAATTATCTTGTGAATTGCAGGTGTAGCTTCAGTCGGTAGAGCGCCGCCTTGGTAAGGCGGAGGTCATGGGTTCGAGCCCCATCACCTGCTCCATGTTTATAAAAAACCAAAAATGCGGATATAGCTCAGCGGTAGAGCACTTGCTTGCCAAGCAAGGGGTCGTGGGTTCGAATCCCATTATCCGCTCCAAATCCCGGGATAAGCCCGGGTTTTATTTTCTAAAGGGGAGATTTAAAAATGTCCTTTATCTTAAGAGATATCAACACCGAAAAGACTTACCAAGTAGAAAAAGGTACAAAATTTATAGATATTGCTAAAGAATATGAGAAAATTAGCAGAAAATCTGTTTTGTACGTTAAATTCAACAACGATATAAAAGAACTTTTTGAGAATATCCCTAAAAGTGGAGAAATTGAATTTTGCGACATTACAACTCCTGATGGTATTCGTATATATAGGAGAGGGCTTTTTTTCATCTTATACATGGCCTTGAAGCAAATTAATAAAAATGACAAGTTTTTTGTGAACAACACCTTGAATGATGCCATGTATTGTGAATTTTCTTCAGGAGTGCCCACTCAAGATTATCTAAATTTAATAGAAAATAAAATGCATGAAATAGTTGAGAAAGATATAGTTTTTCAAAAAAAAACTATTGATAAATTTGAGGCAATTGATATGTTTTCCAAAATAGGAGAAATAGATAAAGCACTCCTTTTCAAATATAGGAAAAAGAGTTCGGTAAACGTTTATTTTGCAGGTGAATATTTTAATTATTTTTATGGATATCTTCCTTATTCGACGGGGTACTTAAGTAAATTCAAATTGAAAAAAGTTGAAAATGGCTTTGTTATTATTCATCCAACGCCTAAATCCCCTGATAAAATCCCTGAATTCAATTATTCAAAAAAACTATTTGTTGCTTTTGAAGAGTATAAAAATTGGCTTGACATAATGGAAATTAATACCGTAGGAGAATTAAACTCTTTAATTTCACAAGGAACTGAAAAAGTTAGAGAATTAATAAGAATAGCGGAAGTTCTTCATGAGAAGAAGTATTCTATTATCACAGATGAAATTGTTAGAAGAAAAGAAATAAGGTTAATAACGATTGCTGGCCCTTCTTCATCCGGTAAAACAACAAGTGCAAAAAGAATAGCCTTGCATCTAAAAGTCCACGGATTAAAACCTGTGCCTATATCTTTGGATGATTTTTTCTTAGAAAGAGATAAAACTCCAAGAGATGAAAAGGGAAACTATGATTTTGAATCGATAAAAGCCCTTGATTTAGATCTTTTCAACCAAACAATGAACGAGCTGATAAAGGGAAAAGAAGTAAAACTCCCGAAGTTTGATTTCAAATCTGGGAAAAGGTTATGGCATGATGAACCTTTACAAATTAAAGAGAACCAACCTATAATAATAGAAGGCATTCACGGTTTAAATGAAATCCTTACCGCTTCTATTCCAAGGGAAAAAAAGTATAAAATATACGCTAGTTCGTTAACTCAGATGAACTTAGATAGAATGGATAGAATTCCAACAACTGATACAAGGCTTATAAGGCGTATGGTAAGAGACTATAATTTCAGAGGATACTCTGCTTCAGATACTTTAAATATATGGCCTTCAGTTGTCAAGGGCGAACACAAATATATTTTCCCGTTTCAAGATGAGGCTGACATTATGTTCAATTCTCATCTAGTCTATGAATTAGCGATATTGAAATTATTCGCCGAGCCACTCTTACTTTCAATAGACAAAAGTCATCCTCATTACACAGAAGCAAAAAGATTACTGAGATTCTTAGATTATTTTCTACCTATTACAGAAATCGAAGAAATCCCAAGAACATCCATTATAAGAGAATTTATAGGTAAAAGTGCCTTTAAAACGTAAAAAACGCCCATAGAGGGCGTTTTTTGTTTTTGCCAAAGTTTTTTTAACCTTTTACAGAACCTTGAGTTAAACCCCCTATTATCCATCTTTGCAGCGAAAGGAACAATACAATCATCGGTATCGCTCCCAGCAAGGATGCGGCGGTAAATAACCCCCATTCTGTTTCGTACGGTCCTGATGAAAATGATTGTAAGCCAACTGCGTATGT
The Petrotoga sp. 9PW.55.5.1 DNA segment above includes these coding regions:
- a CDS encoding nucleoside kinase, coding for MSFILRDINTEKTYQVEKGTKFIDIAKEYEKISRKSVLYVKFNNDIKELFENIPKSGEIEFCDITTPDGIRIYRRGLFFILYMALKQINKNDKFFVNNTLNDAMYCEFSSGVPTQDYLNLIENKMHEIVEKDIVFQKKTIDKFEAIDMFSKIGEIDKALLFKYRKKSSVNVYFAGEYFNYFYGYLPYSTGYLSKFKLKKVENGFVIIHPTPKSPDKIPEFNYSKKLFVAFEEYKNWLDIMEINTVGELNSLISQGTEKVRELIRIAEVLHEKKYSIITDEIVRRKEIRLITIAGPSSSGKTTSAKRIALHLKVHGLKPVPISLDDFFLERDKTPRDEKGNYDFESIKALDLDLFNQTMNELIKGKEVKLPKFDFKSGKRLWHDEPLQIKENQPIIIEGIHGLNEILTASIPREKKYKIYASSLTQMNLDRMDRIPTTDTRLIRRMVRDYNFRGYSASDTLNIWPSVVKGEHKYIFPFQDEADIMFNSHLVYELAILKLFAEPLLLSIDKSHPHYTEAKRLLRFLDYFLPITEIEEIPRTSIIREFIGKSAFKT